The DNA sequence GGAGGTAAAGAATTCCTGCTTCCTAATGCTTCCCATTCTGTTTGAAAGTTTATTCTGGCTGATTTTGGTATCACTCCCATTCTTATCTCCACTCCTctccccatgccatgccatgccatgccatgccatgccatgccatgccatgccatgccatgccatgccatgccatgccatgccatgccatgccatgccatgccatgccatgccatcccatcccatcccatcccatcccatcccatcccatcccatcccatcccatcccatccagtGCTGCTACCCACCTTGAAGCGCTGCCCATGAGGCTCGGCTGCCCTCCAATTGGGACATTTGCTATCAGCAGCATCCAGACCCTTCCTGACCTCCTCCAGACACTTACAGAACCCTCTTACCCTTCTGGACCCCTCTGAGGACTTCCAGTCCCTCCCTGGCTCCGTCTTTTTCCCTGTGACAGCCCCGCTCCTACCCTGCTCCACCCAGGACCATGAGCAGTGTCTGTGCTTCccccagccattcctgcttttgtACATGAAAATAAACAATTTAACAAAGAAAGGACATGAACAGCATTTAGCTGGAATGGCATCTCATGCCTTAACCTTGCTTCCAGACCTGTCCCAGTGAGATGTCTCAGGTACTAACACAGctgagagagcagcatttctgccacatttgccagagcagatgcagacgtgtgtgcacacagccagccagccaggcaGAGTGAGTGCAAGGTGCCTGTGAGCAATTGCCCTGGCAGGCAGTGAAATGCTCCCTGCGGATCCCTTTgcatctcctccctgggccaagggctgggcctggagcCCTGGGGGGATGGGCCCAGGAGCCGTGGGCGTTCggggatcagcccagggcagcagccgggagagatcccagctgggagaggccccagtgccagggagctTCTGCTCAGCGCTGCTgggcccagcagagctccaaGGCTCTCCTTTGGGGCCGCTGCTCACAGGGCCCCAAGGCATGGGCGCCACTCACAGCAatggctcagcctggccacaCTTGGGGCCGGCAGCTTCCTGGGAcaatggcagagcagggatgctgtggcATCCAGGGCAGCACAATAATTTCCAAGGCTGTTGATGAAAGCCCAGGAGGTGGTTGGACAGTAGCAgttgctgagagcagagggtgTTTCTGATCAGCGCCactggagctgagcccaggggctgctcctcaagGCTGAGGCCTCCAAGTACGGATAAGAGCCTAGAGTGGCCTGGAAaggggctggggatgcagcagcacagggagggtgaTCCTGTGTGTATTTATTGATCAGGAGACTCAAGGCATCTCTCAGCCACTGTCCCGGGGTACTTCAGCAGTGCATTGAAAGGGATCAAGAGGCTCAGACCCCGGTGTCCATGAGCGGATCATTTCTGTGGGCAGTGTTTTCTTCTGGCTCCTCAAAGACCCTCCTGAGGGAGAGGCAGAGGGACCCCACAGAGCAAGGCTTCCAACACCTCCCCACCAAGAAGCAAATGATGGGGTTGATGCTTCTGTGGATGCAGGCGAGCAGGAAAAGAACCTGGGAGGACACAATGGTGTAGCTGAGTTCCTGCAGGAGATTGCAGAGACTGAGGGGCAGAGTGAAGAGCACAATGAGGCAGATAAGAATGTCGAGTCTCttgggctgctgctgatgggaGCCAGGCATGAAATGAGTGAAGGCAATTTTGCTGGAAATGAGGATGAAGGGAGCACAGAGGAGGAGGTTGGAGGTGTGCACGAAGAGGTAAAAAACCCAGCAGTGCTCAGATAGCAGGATAATGCACAGAGAAAATATTATGgcaatgacaatgacaatgatgAAAGTAATGAAGAAGGCCCTGAGCAGGGCATGCATCTCCTTCAACAGCTGCTGgggatggtggcagcagtgccagagtGGGCAGTGTATGGACCTGCACCTCTTGATGCTGATGAATGTCAGTGTGCACAGCCACACACTGTGTGACACTGCTGACACCCTGAAAAGCAACCCCATGTACTGCAAGGGCATGATGATAGAGCAGGACACATTCTccagcaggaagagcagagtGGAGGGCAAcacaaagaggaggaggaggaggaagtccAAAAAAGTCAGCATGAGGATGTAAAGGA is a window from the Zonotrichia albicollis isolate bZonAlb1 chromosome 6, bZonAlb1.hap1, whole genome shotgun sequence genome containing:
- the LOC141729257 gene encoding mas-related G-protein coupled receptor member B4-like, giving the protein MEVTTVSPSPTSPTEGDDLCETDVTSVAIHSVTLLICLCGLAGNGAVLWLLGSHCSSSNSTILYILMLTFLDFLLLLLFVLPSTLLFLLENVSCSIIMPLQYMGLLFRVSAVSHSVWLCTLTFISIKRCRSIHCPLWHCCHHPQQLLKEMHALLRAFFITFIIVIVIAIIFSLCIILLSEHCWVFYLFVHTSNLLLCAPFILISSKIAFTHFMPGSHQQQPKRLDILICLIVLFTLPLSLCNLLQELSYTIVSSQVLFLLACIHRSINPIICFLVGRCWKPCSVGSLCLSLRRVFEEPEENTAHRNDPLMDTGV